Part of the SAR202 cluster bacterium genome is shown below.
CCATCAGCTCAGCGGCCTTACTTGCCTCGCAACGCCCCTCCAGAACAAGGTTCAGTATCTGTGCTCTCTTCGCTTCTCGCTCGGTCAAATGTAGTCCTCTCATGGACTGACATATTCACTGAGCAGTCACCTACTGACAATATCACTGAGCAAAGACATTCACCGACGATACCGTTGAGACTGCGATTCTCGATGTGATACGCCAGGCCAAGCAGTTCATCGTGCTGGTTTCGCCATACAACAGGTTCTGGCAACACCTTAGAAACGAACTCACCCTGGCTCTTCAACGAAGAGTACCGATCACTGCGATTTACCGTGACGACGAACCCAGTGAAGACATGGAATGGCTGCTGGGGATGGGAGCAACCGTCATTTCTGTGGACAGGTTGCATGCGAAGCTCTTTCTTAACGAGTCTTATGTAATCCTCACCTCAATGAACCTCGTCGAAACGTCGTCCAAGAACTCCCGGGAAATCGCCATACGAGTTGACGGCGGTCCTAACAGTGTCGCCGTCAGGGACTACGTCCACAAGCAATTGATTCCGCTCGGCCGTAGGGTGGAGTTGCAACCTCTACGAAGCAAAGTCGCTGACGCCAGAACACAGCCTGACCGTTCTCGACCCAATGCGAAGGGCATATCCGCACCGGCAAGGTCGGGCAGCACTGGCCTCGGCGGGCGATGCATTCGATGCAAAGGCTCTATTCCCTTCGACCCGGCAAAGCCATATTGCTCGGAGTGCTATGGGTTTTGGAGCCAGACGCAAGATCGAGCGTTCATAGAGCTTTGCTGTCATAGGTGCGGGCAGAACGCCACTACCTCGTTCGCAAGGCCCCAGTGCGAAGAGTGCTATAGCGCCAACAGGTAGGAGTCGGTCTATAGGGTCAATGAGCGACGTGACTTGTAGACATTGGGCGGTTTGCACACCATCGCCTAGTCACACGTAGCTTGCCAGGAGGGAGAAATGGTGCTCGATTACGAGGTTACTACGGATGACTTCGTCAAATTCAGTCTGTACCACTATAAAAACTCTCCAACCTATCAGCGCCAAATTCTAATGGGACGACTCCTAAATGCGTTTGTTTTCGTCGCTGTCGTTATGGGGATTGGGCTTGCTATCTCCCCACTCCTAGATTTGGGATGGGGAATTGCTTTGGTCGCTTGGGGCGTCCCGGCGGTCCTGGGCGCGATAGCCGCGTTTCTGGTTTTCCCTCGTCTCTCTGACCAAAAACTGCGAAAACTCCTACCTAAACTTATGGATGAAGGTAAGAACGATGGTGTAACGGGAAAACAGTGTATCAATGTAACCCCGGAAGCGATTATTAACCGGCCCTCCATCGGAGACCATAGGGTACCTTGGATGTCGGTGGAGAGGCTGGTGCAGACCTCTGATCACGTATTAATTTATGTCGGTTCGATGAGTGCCGCGATAATCCGTCTGAATTTCTTTGCTACGGATGAGGATCTCCTTGCCTTCATAGAGACGATTAAGCGATATTACGGGGCTGCTACCGGAAAGTCTCTGCCGACCGTGGTGGCCTGAATGTGACAACTCGCAACTGCGCCGGACTAGTCCGTTTTGCCTAGACACGCCACACATTTGCGTCATATGCATCGCATCGCTATGCCCTAGACTGACCGGACAACGAGTTGCGTGGTGCAGCCCAATTAACAATCAGGGTGAGCCGTTGCAGGAAGAACGGACGGAACACGAAGAGCGGGACCGGACTGCCTCCCCCGATACGGAAGGGGACCAGGTGGTCGCGACAGCGCGGAAGGAGACGGACGAAAGGAAGGCCGGGGATGCGGACGCGCGACGGCAGGGGGCGCAAGGGGGGGACCGGGGCGATTCGCTGGTGCGCATAATCGAGCGGGCGCGATTCCCAAGCAAGCGCGCAGGCCTGATAAGGCTGCCGTTCAGAGTCAAGAGCAAAGGGTAGGAGACTTGTTACCAGGGGCGTCTCGGGGACGCCCCATTATTTTTGTACGCCTGCCGCCTTACACGAGCACAGAGACTTCGTGCAGCTCAGTCAGGTCCTTCGCGCCTGCGATGTCCACGCGGACCTTAAGGCCCCACTTCATCTCGGCGCGGCCTGCATGGGGAGGCTCGTGGGGGTCTATGGGGACGCGAACGCTAAACACATACGTCTTCCCGCGCTCAAGGCTTTTGTCCCATATGAAAGCCACGCTGTTGTTCAGGGTCGATGTGACGTGCTCGTCCACCTGCATCCGGGTCTTGGGGAACGCTCCCGTCTCCGCCACGTAGCCCTCGCCGTACATGCCCGGTACGTGCTGCATCACGTGGTCGGTCGAGGTTACCCCGTAGCGCTCCACCCATCTCTCCTCAACCACCAGTTCCAGCCGGGCCTCGCGGACATGGCAGTCTATCTTCGCGTAGACCTTGCACTTCACGTCTATGTGCTCTCCCAGGCTATAGGCCCGGCTATCGAAACTCACCTCGATATCTACCGGCTTCAGCAGGCTGACTCCCATGGCGACGCTCCTTTGCCCCTGATTTGAGCTTTGCTACGCGGGACCTGTAGTTCCCTAATCGTAGCCCGCCGGGCGTCAACAAAAGATAAACAGGAGCGCCCCTGCCGTGAAGATCGGCGTGAAGACGGCAGTTAGCAGTCGGCAGTTGGCAGTCGGCCAATCCAACAGCCGTAGTGGCCGCGATGCATCTGGGCTCCTCCATATCCTACGCTCACTGCCGACTGCCGACTGCCGTCTGTTGGTCTGGCCGACTGCCGACTGCTGACTGCCTACTGCCGTCTTATTGGCTCCTTCCACGGGTATATCCCGTCCTTATACACACCCGGACCCAGCTTGAAGTGCTTGGCCTGCTCCAGCGTCTCAACGAACGGCATGTTGGGATCGAACCAGCGGTCCGGCGTCCTGGGCCGAGGCCCCGCCTTGGAGACGCTGCCGAACGCCGGCCGGCCGATCACCTCCTCCAGCATCCACACCACGTCGATGAGCCTGTCCATGTCTACGCCGGTCGGGATGCCCATGCCCTCCAGCATGTGCACGAAGTCCTCGGTCGCCATCATCCCGGTGGCCCGGCCGGTCCCGCAGTACGGGCACCCGCCGATGCCCCCGATGGTGCCGTCGAGTATGAGGGTACAGGGTACGGGGTTCGGGGCACGGGACGAGGGGTGCTGGGTGCTGGGTGCTGGGTGATGGGGAACAGCCGAAGTCTGCTCCGATTTGTTCCTCTCCCTCAGGGAGAGGCCTACGGGGCCTTGACCGTAGGGTGAGGGTGTCGGCTGTTCGGATGTCCCACCGTCCCTCGTACCCTGTACCCCGTACCCCGGCACGCCCTGCTTGCCGAGCGCCCGCATCGCCGCGTAGGCGGAGACCAGCGCCATGCCGCGCGCGTCGTGCAGGTGTAAGTAGAACCGCGTGATGTGCGGCCACCGCCCCCGGATGGCGTATATCTGCTCCTCCACGCGGTGCGGCGTTGTCCACGCCATCGGGTCGTACGCCGAGAACTGCGTCACCGGTATGCCCGCCTCGTCCCACAACGCGTGCGCCCGCTCAAGCATGTCCATGCGCTGAGGCAGGGTGAACTCGCCGGTGAAGTTGGAGCCCCACGCGGCGGCGACGGCGATCGCCGCCTCCTTCACGCCGCGCTCCTTCGCCTTCGCGACGGTCTTCGGCCAGCTCTCCAGCTCCAGCGCCTGCGAGCGGTTGAAGTTGCGCCGCACGAACACGTCGCACAAATGCACGTTCAGCGTGGGCCGGTCGTCCTCTATCGTCAGCGGCGGCACGAACCTGCGCGCCCGCTCGTACGACATTTCGTTCACCAGCAGAGCGGTGTACTTGACGCCCGGCTTCGGAGTGAAGCGCTCCAGCACCTCCTCTATCTTCGCCATCTGCGGGGTGTACTTCGGGCTCACGAACGAGCCCGCGACTATATGCTTCAGCCCCGTCTCCCCCAGGGCGTTGAGCAGCCGCACCTTGTCGTCCACGGATATAGCCGCGCTCTCTATCTGCATCCCCTCCCGCATCCCCTCCTCCCGGTACTCGATCAGGGGCCACGCGAACTCCATACTCACACCTCCGCGACAGGATCAACGGGCACCCGCCCGGGGAATAGGGTATGGTCCCAACGGCCCAAAGGCAAGCGGCCCACCGGCAGTCCGGGTATGGTGTTGGCACGATGCTGCAAATGAGTAACACCACGTACGTATTTCAAGCGCAGGTACGATAAACTTCTGTCAAGCAGCCGGTGTCCGGGGTCCGGAATGGGCCGGGGCCGCGCATTTCGAATGATGAACAAGAGGACCAATGAGTATAGGACCCGAGATGCCGGGGCAAGCCATGGCAGGTGGCGAAACGGGGGCCGCTGCCCCACTGCGCGTACTGGTGGTGGACGACGAGGACACAGTCCGCACAGTGGTGGCGCGCATGCTCCAGGTGGACAACCACCAGGTGGATGCCTGCGGCTCCGGTCGCGAGGCTATCTCCATCTTCATGAGCGGCAAGTTCGATCTGGTAGTCACAGACCGCGCGATGCCCGGCATGATCGGCGACGAGCTTGCCGTGCGCCTCAGTGCGCTCGACCCTGACGTGCCTATCCTGATGCTGACCGGCTACGGCGAGTTGATGGCCGACCGGGAGCCCCCCCCCGCGGGCGTGACGATGGTGCTCTCCAAGCCGGTCGGCATCGAGCGCCTGCGACAGGCCGTTGCGGCGGTGGCCGGCAAGCGCGGGGACGCGAAGGCGTGAAGCATTACGTACGTGTAACCGCGTAGGTAGATTGGCGTTGACCACGGTAGTATAGTAATCGACAGATGACCACTCCAGCGTCCCAGATAAGGCTTCCGAACCTCGGCGTCCACACCACATACCCCATCGAATGGGTCCTGGTGGGCGGCCGCTTTGCCGGCGCGGCCGGGCTGGTCGCTGCCAGCACGATCGGCTTCCAGGGGGCGCTGGACGGACGGGTGCTGTTGACGCTTGCCGCCATTGCGGCGCTCTACAACTCGGCGGTCATCGATCTCCTTATCCGTCGCAGGCTCATGCCCGCCTTTGCCGTCGGCGTCGCGCTGGACAACGCGATGTGCCTGGCAGCGGCCTACATGGCAGGGGCGCAGGGGAGCGAGCAAGACCTCTACCTCGGCCTCTTCCTCCTCCTCAGCATGATGGGCATTCGTTTGGGATTCCGATTGGGACTGGTGCTGACCGCGCTCTGGCTCGCCGCCATGGCCTATTTCACACTGGCTTACTACCCGCAGGGCAGCTATGTTGTGGAGCAGCTCCCGCTCAGGCTCGTGTTCCTGGGCGCGGCATCCGTCGTCACAATCAGGATCTCGTCATGGCTGCGGCAAGATATAGAAAGGGCTGAGGAGGTCATCAAGCGCTACCGCCCGCTCTACGAGGACCTGAGCGACGCAATTATCGTTACGGACAGTCGCGGCTACTTCGTTGATATCAACCGGTCGGCCAGGCGGTTGCTTGATATTCCAGGGGCCTTCGAGGGCAGGCGTTTTGAGCAGCACGTCGCAAACAACGACCTCCCGGATTTTCACCACGCTTTCGAGCGCGTTCTTGCCGACACCCCAATGCTGACCGATGTTGACCTCCTGACGGCAACGGGCAAGACATTGCCGGTAGAGGTCACCGGCAGCCTGGTCCGCTCCGGCGGATCGGCATTGTGCTGCTTCGTGGCCAGAGACATTTCGGCGCGCAAGAAGAAGCTGGACGAAGAGACGCTCCACGAAAGAATGCGCGCGCTGGGACAGATATCAAGCGGGCTCGCCCACGACCTTAACAACGCGCTGACGCCGATCCTGGGCTTCAGCGAGATGCTGCTCTCTAGCCCGCGCACCCTTGACGACAAGCAGCAGGCGATGCGCGATATCGGGATGATACGCAAGGCGGCGGAGGAGGCGATGAGCGTTGTCCGCCGCGTGCGCGACTTCTACCGGCCGCGCGCGGCGTCCGAAGAGTTGAAAGACGTCGACCTCGCGGACGTGGTCAACGAGACCGTTGCGCTCACGCAGCCCAAGTGGAAGGACGAGGCCCTGGCTAGGAACGTCACCATCACCGTCAGGACGGCCTTGGGCGATGCGCCGAAGGTCAACGGCGACAAGTATGCCCTGGTGAACGCGCTGGCCAACCTGGTCATCAACTCGGTGGAGGAGATGCCGGAGGGCGGCGTAATTACGATCTCGCTACAGGGCGTCTCGGGCAAGGCAGTGCTCTCGGTTGCGGACACGGGCGTGGGCATGACGGACGAGGTGAGGGAGCGGGCAATGGAGCCGTTCATGACCACCAAGTTCGGCCACGGCACCGGGCTGGGGCTGGCAATGGTGTACGGCGCGGTCCTCCGCCACGGCGGGCAAGTATCGATAGCGAGCCGCGTCGGGCAGGGGACGACCGTGACGATAGAGATCCCCGCCGCGCCCGGGACGTCGCACGCCGTCGAGCACGGCCAGGCCGCGAAGGGCAGGGCGCTCCGCGTGCTGATCGTCGATGACGAGGCCGTGGTGCGATCGGTTCTGTGCCGCATGCTGGAGATGGACGGGCACAAGGTGGAGGCGGCGGAAAGCGGCGCTGAGGCCCTGGACCTTCTGGAGAAGGGCAAGTTCGATCTTATGATTACGGACCGCGCCATGCCCAGGATGAATGGGGACTCCCTGGCGATTAAGGTAAAGGAATTGAGGCCCGCGATGCCCGTTTTAATGCTCACCGGGTTCGGGGAGATCATGCAGGGCGACGGGGAGCGGCCGGCTGCGATAGACATGGTGCTGGCCAAGCCGATCACGGTGGAGACGCTCCGGGCCGCCCTTGCGAAGGTGGTATGATGGCAGTCAGCAGTAGACAGAGGCAGCAGTGGGCAGTTAGCAGTGGGCAGTGAGCAAACAGCCAACAATCGGCTGTCGGCTGTTAGTCTGGCCGACTGCTCACTGTTCACTGCCCACTGCTAACTGCTTACTGCTGTCCCCCAGGTGACATACGTGCAAGTCAAGGTAAGGTTGTTCGCGAGCTATAGAGAGAAGGCTGGCAGGCCGGAGGTAGAGCTGGACCTGCCGGACGGCGCAACGGCGGGTGACGCCGCGCGGGAGGTGGTGCGCCGGTACCCGCGCGTCACGGGCGACCCATCGAAGCTGGTGATAGCCGTGAACCACGAATATGCAACCCACGCCGCGCCGCTCCGCCACGGCGACGAAGTAGCCCTCATCCCGCCGGTGAGCGGGGGTTCGGGGGAGACCTCGCCTTCGTCTCCCCCCACGGGGGAGACCACAGAGGGGGTCTTCGTCCTCATTACTGACGCGCCCCTTGACCCGGAGGCGCTCACCGAGCGTGTGCGGCGCGATTCCGCCGGCGCGGTGGTCACCTTCCTGGGCACAACGCGGGACAACTCCATAGGCCGCAAGGTGCTCCACCTCGAGTACGAGGCCTACCGGCCGATGGCGGACAACAAGCTGGCGGAGATCATCGCCGAGATGCGCGCCCGGTGGCCGCTGGAGGTTGTGGCCATCGCCCACCGGCTCGGCAGGCTGGAGATTTCCGAGATCAGCCTCGTCGTCGCCGTCTCCTCCCCGCACCGCAAGGACGCCTTCGCCGCGTGCATGTACAGCGTGGACCGCATCAAGCAGACCGTCCCCATCTGGAAGAAAGAGTTCTTCGTCGGCGGCGAGGTCTGGATCGAAAGCCCCGAAGACGTAGCGATGCGCGAGTCGCAGGCGAATAAGCCAAAGGAAGAGTCATCACGAAAGAGTTGACCACGGAAAGGCACCCTTGCCCGGTTCACCGTGTTGATTGATGTCCGGGAGTTTGGCCGCATCGCAGAGCCCTGAAATGCCCCGGTCATTAAGGCCAGCGTGCCTCAGCAAAGCCAATGCAATGTCCACTGCACGCCCGTGGGGTTGGGCCGGATTTGGGGAGCCCTGAAAGGGCGGGCTATCTCAGCCCAGGGTGGAGTGCCGGAGGCTCTGCGAAGGCACGCAGCCCTGGGTTCCGGATCGAACAGATTCAGAGCCCTGAAAGGGCGACCTACTCTCAGGCCAACCTCAGGACTGCCAAGTCAATGCCTCAATCCCTTTCCCGAATCCTTGTTCACCTGGTGTTCAGCACCAAAGACCGGGCGCCGTTATTGAGACAACCACTTCGGGATGAACTCTTCGTTTACCTCGGAGGAGTTCTGAGAGAGCACGGCTGCCAGCCAATCAAGATCGGCGGCGTCGAAGACCACGTTCACGTATTCTTTGGGCTTTCCAGGACCATGTCGTTATCGGAAGCCGTCGGGCTCGTGAAGACGAGCTCTTCCAGGTGGGTCAAATCGAAAGGGGCAGCGTATTCGGATTTCGCGTGGCAGGCCGGGTATGGAGCGTTCTCCGTCAGCCAATCGTCGGCCGATGCCGTCGCCTCGTATGTCGCAGCGCAGGAGGAGCACCACAGGGCACGAGATTTTCGGGATGAGTTCCGGGGCCTTCTGGTGCGCCATAACGTTGAGTTCGATGAAAGGTATTTGTGGGAGTAACCCTGTGAGAACGGGTGTCGCGTTGGGGAGGACAGAGAGTAGGTCGCCCTTTCAGGGCTCTTTATCTTTTCGGTCCGATGACCCAGGGCTGCGTGCCTTCGCAAAGCCTTCGGCACTCCGCCCTGGGCTGAGATAGCCCGCGCCTTCAGCGCTCCCCAAGTCAACCCCGCCCCGTGGGCGTTCAATGTTACCTTGTGAACAGGGTCTTGTCGACAATCTTCTGCCCGGCTTCACCAGCCAAGTAGCAGTGCGCACTCCTACGGTTCTTGTCTTGGGACTTCTGGACCGTTTTCAATTACGAGTGGATTCGAAAGTCTCGGTGACACGAAACGGTCCCACGCAAGCACCGACCGCACTGTCCAGCCAGAGTCACGACTGCGGCGAATCTGTGCGACGTTTCTGGAGTATTGTCACGGTTTTGTGCATAATGCGACCGCTCGACTTTGCGTCTAGGAATTGGTGAACGTTCACGGAGGCCAAAATGGATCCAGCGACCCTATCGGCATCGTTGTCTCTCGTCACTGCTGCCACGGGCCTTATCTATAAGGGAGTATCTGAGCTTCTCGACCAGAGCAAACGCAAACGTGTTGAGAACGAGACCCAACAGACCGCCACGACTATTGAGCAACTCAAGTCCCGCATCGCCGATCTGGAGGCGAACGAGGCCAAGCAGGCGGAGTACCTCGGGCAGATGGCGGCGCAGTTAGATGCGCTGGCTAAAGCCAGCCGCGCGCTGGCGGGCAGGGTGGCGCTCCTTACAGCTGTCTCCATCGTCGCCACGCTCGTCGCACTCGCCGCCGTGGTCGTTGCGATGGTCCGGTGATTGTGCCCAATTTCACAAGCGAAGGTACCATATGTCCGCGGCTCGGCTTGAACGGCCCGTCAGAGTCGTATTTGGCCCGAATCTGCTTGTGAAACGGATCGCAAAGTCCGCAGTCGCAAATTACGCTTATATGTGAAAATTTTAGCGAAGTGTTATGGCATCCTGCCTCTGCACATACCCCACTGACGGAAAGGCGTCAGGGAATGGAAGTAATGCTACGAAATACCGCAGACGCTAAACCAATAGTGTCGAAATTCACAAGCATTTGCATTGCGCGCATGGTATCTGTTTGGTATAGTTAGTTACGAGCCGGAGGGATCGCATAGAGGTCTAGTGCGGGCGCCTGCTAAGCGCTTACAGTGGTTTTTAGCCGCTGTCACGGGTTCGAATCCCGTTCCCTCCGCCAGTTACCCTCTTTAACGGGGTCTTAGAGCCCCACCAGGTGTCGGACCAGGGTTAGATGCGAAATTACCACGTCTGGACGATCGGCTGCCAGATGAATAAGGCCGATTCTGAGCGCCTTGAGAGTGCCCTTGGACAGTTGGGCCTCGCCCCCACGGAATCCCCGCAAGAAGCTGACGTTATCGTCCTCAACAGTTGCGTCGTCAGGCAGAGCGCCGAAGACAAGGTAGTCGGCATGCTGGGATTCGTGAAGCCGCTCAAGAACGAAGATAACAAGAAGGTCATCGCCCTCATGGGCTGCATGGTCGGACCCAAGACCGCCGCGCTGGAGCAGAAGTTCCCGTATGTGGATGTCTTCATGCGCCCGCAGCAGTACAGGCCGCTCATCGACCTGCTTGGCGACCGCATGGGCATCGACCCGGAAGGGTGCCTGAGCACCCTCACGGCCGCGCCGAACGTCACCGCGTTCGTGCCAATCATTCACGGCTGCGATAAGTTCTGCACCTTCTGCATCATCCCTTACCGCAGGGGCAGGGAGGTCAGCCGCACCATCGAGGACATCGTCCACGAGACCGAGCTTCTGGCCGCACGTGGCGTCAAGGAAGTTACATTGCTGGGCCAGAACGTCGATTCCTACGGCCACGACCTGGCGGGCGACGTGGACCTGGGCGACCTCCTCAAGGCCGTGCACAGGGTGGACGGGATCGAGCGGATCAGGTTCCTCACTTCGCACCCCAACGACATGAGCGACCACATCATCGAGACCGTCGCCGATATGGAGAAGGTGTGCGAGCACATCAACCTCCCGTTCCAGGCCGGCGATGACGAGGTGCTACAGCGGATGCGCAGGGGTTACACGATCGACGACTACCGGCGGCTGGTGGACAAGATCAGGATCCGTATCCCCAATGTGTCACTGAGCACGGACCTGATAGTGGGCTTCTGCGGGGAGACGGACGCGCAGTTCGAGAACACTCTCAAGCTGCTGCGGGAGGTGCGTTTCGACAAGGTCCACTCCGCGGCGTACTCCACGCGGGAGGGCACAATCGCGGCCCGCACGCTGGAGGACGACGTTCCGCTGGAGGTAAAGCAGGCGCGTCTCAAGGCCGTGGAGGACCTCCAGGCGCAGGTGCAGACCGAGATTAATCGCAAGTTCGACGGCAGGACCGTCGAGGTCCTGGTCGAGGGCGTCAAGCGGGGAACGCCGGAAGGGCGCAACCGCAACGACAAGCTGGTGTACGTGGACGGCGCCGATGAGATGATCGGCAAGGTAGTGAGCGTCAAGATCGAAAAGACCGGCCCCTGGTCTTTGAGGGGCCGATTGGGTTCCATCGCCTGACGGTGAAGCCCGTGCAGGTCCCGGGCTAACGGGACCAGGAGGTTCCAAATGGTCATGCAGTCCGAGTTCACAAAGCGGCCGATGATACCGGTGACTGAGCTTGAGCAGTCCGCCTTCTGCCAGACAGAAGACGAGGAGCTCAAGTCCAAGACACTGGAAGAAGAGTTCAAGGCCGGCGTACGCTGGCAGAAGATCCCCATTTCATACCTCAAGGCAAAGCCGGAGGAGCTGGACGCCCGCATCGCGGCGGCCAAGGCGAAGCTGGGGACGCAGCTCGTCATCCTGGGCCACCACTACCAGCGCAACGAGATCATCAAGCACGCCGACTACCGCGGCGACTCCTTCAAACTGTCGCAGTTCGCCGCCTCGCAGCAGCAGGCGGAGTTCATCGTCTTCTGCGGCGTGCACTTCATGGCCGAGACCGCGGACATCCTCAGCGGGCCTCACCAGAAGGTCATCCTGCCCAACCTCACAGCGGGCTGCTCCATGGCGGACATGGCCCACCAGGACGACGTTGCGGACGCGTGGGACGACCTGACCGAGGTGCTCGGGGACGACGGCGGCATCACGCCGATCACCTACATGAACTCCACGGCGGCGATCAAGGCGCTCTGCGGCCGCAACGGCGGCATCGTCTGCACCTCCTCCAACGCCCCCAGGGCGATGAAGTGGGCTTTCGAGCAGCACAAGCGCGTGCTGTTCCTCCCGGACCAGCACCTGGGCCGCAACACGGCCGTCAAGCTGGGCGTGAAGCCGGAGGAGATGCTCATCTGGAACCCGTTCAAGCCGAAGGGCGGCCACACGGCGGAGGCGCTGCGCGCGGCGAAGGTCATCCTGTGGCAGGGGCACTGCTCCGTCCACACCCGCTTCACCGTACCCCAGATCGAAGAGGCGCGGAAGAAGCACCCGGGCGTGAACATACTCGTCCACCCGGAGTGCACGCGGGAGGTCGTGGACGCCGCGGACTTCAACGGCTCCACGGAGTTCATCATCAAGAAGATAGAGGAATCCCCCGCAGGCAGCGTGTGGGCTGTGGGCACGGAGATCAGCCTGGTCAACCGCATCGCGCAGGAGCACCCGGACAAGACAGTGTTCTGCCTGGACTCGGTGGTCTGCCCTTGCTCCACGATGTACCGCATCCACCCGGCCTACCTGTGCTGGGTGCTTGAGGGCCTCCTGGAGGGCCAGGTGGTCAACCGCATCTCGGTGGACGAGAAGACCGCCGCCGAGGCCCGCGTGGCCCTCGACCGCATGCTGGCCATGCCATAAGAAGAGCGGCGACGAAATTGTAATTCCCAGGAGCCCGCCCCCAAAAGGCGGGCTCTTGCGCAGTGTGCAAATGTTTTTCGTAGCCCGCCCCGATGCATCGGGGCCTGTCTTGCTCGCCAGGATTGCCTGTCGAAGACCCGTGCCCCGATGGAATCGGGGCGGGCTACAGGAGAAAGGCTCCCCCATGCTCCCCATCACCCCCGAGCTTGAAGCGTTCATAGACCGCGCGCTGGCTGAAGACCTCAGCAGCGGCGACCCCACGACAGACAGCCTCATTCCGCAGGACATCCTGGGCAGGGCGAACATCATCCCAAAGGCCGAGGGCGTGCTCGCGGGCGTGGATGTGGCCGTGGCGATCTTCCGGCGGCTGGACCCGCGCCTGGACGCGAACGCGCTGATGTCGGACGGCGCAGCCCTGCGGCCGTGGGTGCGGGAGACCGGCGCGGAAGGTGACGTGGTCGCGGAGGTGCAGGGGCCTGTTGCGTCGATCCTCAAGGCGGAGCGCACCGCGTTGAACATCCTCCAGCACATGAGCGGCGTCGCCACGCAGGTGAGCCGGTACGTGAAGGCCGTGGAGGGCTACAATGTCCGCATCCTTGACACCCGCAAGACCCTGCCCGGCCTTCGCGCGCTGGAAAAGTACGCCGTCACGATGGGCGGAGGCCGCAATCACCGCCGCAACATGGGCGACGGTGTGCTTATCAAGGACAACCACATCGCCATCCTGAAGCAGGCCGGAATGACACTGGCGGAGATCGTGCAGAGGGCGAAGGACAGGGCGCCGCATTCGCTCCGCATCGAGGTGGAGGTTGAGGACCTGGACATGGTCTACGAGGCCGTTGATGCCGGCGCGGAGATATTGCTTCTGGATAACATGCCGCCCGAGGAGATGGCCAAGGCAGTGCGAATAGTGGCGGGCAGGGCGATCACGGAGGCCTCCGGCGGCATCACGCTGGACAACGTGCGGGAAGTCGCCGCAACCGGCGTGGACATGATCTCCATCGGCGCGCTCACGCATTCGGTAAAGGCGCTCGACCTCAGCCTGGACCTGGTGTAGGGGATTTGTCGAGCACCTGCAAACCAAACGTCTCTATATGGAACTTGATGGCAGACTTGACGTCCGCCAGAGCCTCCTCATAGGAGTCGCCTTCGCCAACGACTACCCCATTGAGGCCGAGCGGGTATGCAACGTACCCCTCCGGGTGCTTCTCTACGACGACCTTGAACTGCCTCATTGATGCTCCATTTTGTTGGATAAGCATATTCTACACGGCGTAGCCGGGCCGTTCCCGCCGGTATTCCAGCCCTAGTTCGATGCGATGCAGCTTGGGGAGCCGGGCGAGCCGAGGCCGCCGGAGGGGATGCA
Proteins encoded:
- the miaB gene encoding tRNA (N6-isopentenyl adenosine(37)-C2)-methylthiotransferase MiaB; protein product: MRNYHVWTIGCQMNKADSERLESALGQLGLAPTESPQEADVIVLNSCVVRQSAEDKVVGMLGFVKPLKNEDNKKVIALMGCMVGPKTAALEQKFPYVDVFMRPQQYRPLIDLLGDRMGIDPEGCLSTLTAAPNVTAFVPIIHGCDKFCTFCIIPYRRGREVSRTIEDIVHETELLAARGVKEVTLLGQNVDSYGHDLAGDVDLGDLLKAVHRVDGIERIRFLTSHPNDMSDHIIETVADMEKVCEHINLPFQAGDDEVLQRMRRGYTIDDYRRLVDKIRIRIPNVSLSTDLIVGFCGETDAQFENTLKLLREVRFDKVHSAAYSTREGTIAARTLEDDVPLEVKQARLKAVEDLQAQVQTEINRKFDGRTVEVLVEGVKRGTPEGRNRNDKLVYVDGADEMIGKVVSVKIEKTGPWSLRGRLGSIA
- the nadA gene encoding quinolinate synthase NadA, with protein sequence MVMQSEFTKRPMIPVTELEQSAFCQTEDEELKSKTLEEEFKAGVRWQKIPISYLKAKPEELDARIAAAKAKLGTQLVILGHHYQRNEIIKHADYRGDSFKLSQFAASQQQAEFIVFCGVHFMAETADILSGPHQKVILPNLTAGCSMADMAHQDDVADAWDDLTEVLGDDGGITPITYMNSTAAIKALCGRNGGIVCTSSNAPRAMKWAFEQHKRVLFLPDQHLGRNTAVKLGVKPEEMLIWNPFKPKGGHTAEALRAAKVILWQGHCSVHTRFTVPQIEEARKKHPGVNILVHPECTREVVDAADFNGSTEFIIKKIEESPAGSVWAVGTEISLVNRIAQEHPDKTVFCLDSVVCPCSTMYRIHPAYLCWVLEGLLEGQVVNRISVDEKTAAEARVALDRMLAMP
- the nadC gene encoding carboxylating nicotinate-nucleotide diphosphorylase, translating into MLPITPELEAFIDRALAEDLSSGDPTTDSLIPQDILGRANIIPKAEGVLAGVDVAVAIFRRLDPRLDANALMSDGAALRPWVRETGAEGDVVAEVQGPVASILKAERTALNILQHMSGVATQVSRYVKAVEGYNVRILDTRKTLPGLRALEKYAVTMGGGRNHRRNMGDGVLIKDNHIAILKQAGMTLAEIVQRAKDRAPHSLRIEVEVEDLDMVYEAVDAGAEILLLDNMPPEEMAKAVRIVAGRAITEASGGITLDNVREVAATGVDMISIGALTHSVKALDLSLDLV
- a CDS encoding type II toxin-antitoxin system HicB family antitoxin, yielding MRQFKVVVEKHPEGYVAYPLGLNGVVVGEGDSYEEALADVKSAIKFHIETFGLQVLDKSPTPGPG